The following are encoded in a window of Flavobacterium sp. WC2421 genomic DNA:
- a CDS encoding SDR family oxidoreductase gives MKNIALIVGATGITGNNLAERLIARGWITFGLARNPRKDIENLQPVAADLLDLENLKLALKDVSPTHVYITSWMRQDTEAENIRVNSLMVRNLLEALSSKKSVQHVALVTGLKHYLGPFEAYAKEGFLPETPFREEQPRLDIENFYYAQEDEVYAAAARDGFTWSIHRPHTVIGKAVGNLMNLGTTLAVYASICKENGKSFQWPGSEAQWNGLSDVTDARVLAEHLIWASTTEAAKNEAFNVVNGDYFRWKWLWGKIASSFGIEAIGYDGMIHPLEEQMENQAPVWGKIALEHALEESNIDRLASPWHTDLDLGRPIEVMTDMSKSRTLGFSVYQRTEESFYDLFEKLRLERLIP, from the coding sequence ATGAAAAATATAGCGTTAATAGTTGGGGCAACAGGGATTACAGGTAATAATCTTGCAGAAAGACTTATTGCTAGAGGCTGGATCACTTTTGGCTTAGCCAGAAACCCTCGAAAAGATATAGAAAATCTACAGCCTGTTGCTGCTGATCTTTTAGATCTTGAAAATTTAAAGCTAGCTTTAAAAGATGTTTCTCCTACCCATGTTTACATTACAAGTTGGATGCGTCAGGATACTGAAGCAGAAAATATAAGAGTAAATAGCTTGATGGTTAGAAATCTTCTAGAGGCCTTATCTTCTAAAAAATCAGTGCAGCACGTAGCGCTTGTTACAGGATTGAAACATTATCTTGGACCTTTTGAGGCTTACGCCAAAGAAGGATTTTTACCCGAAACCCCATTTAGAGAAGAACAACCTCGTCTTGACATAGAAAACTTTTACTATGCACAAGAGGACGAAGTTTATGCCGCAGCAGCACGTGATGGTTTTACATGGAGCATTCACCGTCCGCACACTGTTATTGGGAAAGCGGTGGGTAACTTAATGAATCTAGGAACAACCCTTGCTGTGTATGCTAGCATTTGCAAAGAAAATGGAAAATCGTTTCAGTGGCCAGGTTCAGAAGCACAATGGAATGGACTTTCGGATGTTACGGATGCTAGAGTATTAGCAGAGCATTTAATTTGGGCTTCTACTACGGAAGCGGCCAAAAATGAAGCATTTAATGTCGTAAATGGAGACTATTTTCGCTGGAAATGGCTGTGGGGAAAAATAGCATCTTCGTTCGGGATTGAGGCAATAGGTTATGATGGTATGATTCATCCTCTTGAAGAGCAAATGGAGAATCAAGCTCCTGTTTGGGGAAAAATAGCTCTGGAACATGCTCTTGAAGAATCAAATATAGATAGATTGGCCTCTCCTTGGCATACGGATCTTGACTTGGGACGCCCCATAGAAGTGATGACTGATATGTCTAAAAGTCGTACACTGGGCTTTAGTGTTTATCAGAGAACTGAAGAATCTTTTTACGATTTATTTGAAAAGCTCCGCCTAGAAAGATTAATTCCTTAA
- a CDS encoding Crp/Fnr family transcriptional regulator, translating to MEAILRQHIEKIVLLTDDEFLFVLSHFSIGKYKKHQYLVQQDNPVPYVHFVVKGLLKSYYIDHSGKSHILQFAMEDWWVTDSHGFYNNQNATLNIDCLEDAQTYYITLENRQKLCAELQKMEFFFLQKMTAGNIALQSRILSLMSKNSEERYAQFIQLYPDLIHRIPKTLIASYLGISRETLSRLSH from the coding sequence ATGGAAGCAATTTTAAGACAACATATTGAGAAAATAGTACTATTAACGGATGATGAATTTCTATTTGTGCTTTCTCACTTTTCGATAGGAAAATATAAAAAACATCAATATCTAGTTCAGCAAGATAATCCCGTTCCGTATGTTCATTTCGTAGTTAAAGGTTTGTTGAAATCGTATTATATAGACCACTCGGGTAAGAGTCATATTCTTCAATTTGCCATGGAAGATTGGTGGGTAACGGATAGTCACGGATTTTATAATAATCAAAATGCCACACTCAATATTGATTGTTTAGAAGATGCACAAACGTATTACATCACTCTTGAAAACAGGCAAAAGCTGTGCGCAGAGTTACAGAAAATGGAGTTCTTCTTTTTGCAAAAAATGACCGCTGGTAATATTGCACTTCAAAGCAGGATTCTATCGTTAATGAGCAAGAATTCTGAGGAACGATATGCGCAATTTATCCAATTATATCCAGATTTGATTCACCGTATTCCTAAAACTTTAATAGCCTCTTATCTTGGAATTTCGAGAGAGACATTGAGTCGTTTATCGCATTGA
- a CDS encoding Dabb family protein, translating to MMVRRRFIGSTALLGIAGIFGFAKRPIEKPLLHHVFFWLKNPESEADKQQLISGLKTLAAIPTIRHIHVGVLASTEKREVVDTSWDVSELMFFDDEAGQKVYQDHPIHQAFVKNCSHLWTKVLVYDSIDV from the coding sequence ATGATGGTACGAAGAAGATTTATAGGATCAACAGCTTTATTGGGAATTGCTGGTATTTTTGGATTTGCAAAACGACCAATTGAAAAACCTTTATTACACCATGTATTTTTTTGGTTAAAAAACCCAGAATCCGAAGCAGATAAACAACAATTAATTTCTGGTCTAAAAACCTTAGCTGCCATTCCAACGATTCGTCATATTCATGTAGGTGTTTTGGCCTCTACTGAAAAACGGGAGGTAGTAGACACCTCTTGGGATGTATCGGAACTCATGTTTTTTGATGATGAAGCGGGTCAAAAAGTATATCAGGATCACCCAATTCATCAAGCTTTTGTGAAGAACTGTTCCCATCTTTGGACCAAAGTACTTGTTTATGATTCTATTGATGTGTAA
- a CDS encoding PepSY domain-containing protein, whose translation MSKKQNLNATMRIVHRYLGFFLAGIMAVYSLSGLVLIFRDTSFLKQQKQIVKTVKTNASGEDLGRMLEIRGFKPDREEGDVVYFKDGTYNKKTGVADYKTESLPAIVEKMTHLHKARSGEPLFFLNVFFGLSLFFFVLSSFWMFMPKTTIFKKGLYFTAAGIVLTLILLFI comes from the coding sequence ATGTCAAAAAAACAAAACCTTAATGCGACAATGCGCATAGTTCACCGCTATCTAGGCTTTTTCCTTGCTGGAATTATGGCTGTTTATTCCCTAAGCGGATTAGTATTAATTTTTAGAGATACTAGTTTTCTAAAACAACAAAAACAGATCGTTAAAACAGTAAAGACCAATGCTAGTGGAGAGGATTTAGGTCGTATGCTTGAGATCCGTGGTTTTAAACCAGATCGTGAAGAAGGTGACGTTGTTTATTTTAAGGATGGAACTTATAATAAAAAAACAGGAGTAGCTGACTATAAAACAGAAAGCCTTCCTGCAATTGTAGAAAAAATGACGCACCTGCATAAGGCAAGATCAGGAGAACCATTATTCTTTTTGAATGTCTTTTTTGGACTATCACTTTTCTTTTTTGTACTATCATCATTTTGGATGTTTATGCCAAAAACAACAATATTTAAAAAAGGACTATACTTTACCGCTGCAGGTATTGTATTAACCTTAATTTTATTATTTATATAG
- a CDS encoding Tex family protein — MNNIQFISKFVATAAINIQKTVELLQEDCTIPFISRYRKDTTGNLDEVQIENIAKFQKEYEVIVKRKEAILKSIMEQGAMNEGLFAKIDKSFDLQELEDFYLPFKKKKKTKADVARESGLEPLAKIIMAQNNDDVDFIATKYLNDTIINEDLALQGARDIIAEWINENIYVRKQLRRLYERKATITTKVVKTKKEEEGAQKFNQYFDWSEPLTKAPSHRLLAMLRAENEGFIKFKVAVDIDDAYAIIDELVLKGQNKATPHVQLAIEDSYKRLLNPAISNEALQEAKAKADANSIQVFANNLGQLLLAPPLGEKRILAIDPGFRSGCKIVCLDEKGDLLYNETIYPHAPQKEEAMAMKKIRSMVNSYKIDAISIGNGTASRETEFFIKKIAFDKPVQVFIVSEAGASVYSASKIARDEFPNYDVTVRGSVSIGRRLSDPLAELVKIDPKAIGVGQYQHDVDQNKLKEELDNTVIRCVNSVGININTASKHLLSYVSGIGEKLAENIVNYRSENGPFENRKQLKKVPRLGEKAYQQGVAFIRISNPKNPLDNSAVHPESYGIVEKMAKDLKLTVNDLIANKEKTALIKPENYITPEIGLLGLKDIINELEKPGLDPRKSAKVFEFDPNVKTIKDVKSGMIVPGIVNNITNFGCFVDIGVKESGLVHISQLKAGFVSDVNEVVKLHQHVQVKVTEVDEDRKRIQLTMII, encoded by the coding sequence ATGAACAACATACAATTCATCTCCAAATTTGTAGCTACAGCAGCGATTAACATTCAAAAAACAGTTGAACTTTTACAAGAAGATTGTACGATTCCGTTTATTTCTAGGTATCGAAAAGACACTACAGGAAATCTAGATGAAGTGCAAATTGAAAATATAGCCAAGTTTCAAAAAGAATATGAGGTGATTGTAAAACGCAAGGAAGCAATTTTAAAATCAATCATGGAGCAAGGTGCTATGAACGAAGGATTGTTTGCTAAAATCGATAAAAGTTTTGATTTACAAGAATTAGAAGATTTCTACCTGCCTTTTAAAAAGAAGAAAAAAACTAAGGCTGATGTTGCTCGCGAAAGTGGATTAGAGCCATTGGCTAAAATTATCATGGCACAAAATAACGATGATGTTGATTTTATTGCTACAAAATACCTGAATGATACTATAATTAACGAAGATTTAGCCCTACAAGGCGCCCGTGACATTATTGCCGAATGGATTAATGAAAATATATATGTTCGTAAGCAATTGCGCCGTTTATACGAGCGCAAAGCGACGATTACAACTAAGGTAGTTAAAACCAAGAAAGAGGAGGAAGGCGCACAAAAATTCAATCAGTATTTTGATTGGTCAGAGCCGTTAACGAAAGCACCTTCACACCGTTTATTAGCGATGCTTCGTGCCGAAAATGAAGGTTTTATCAAGTTTAAAGTGGCCGTTGATATCGATGATGCCTATGCTATTATTGATGAATTGGTTTTAAAAGGACAAAATAAAGCAACTCCACATGTACAATTGGCTATTGAAGACAGTTACAAACGATTGTTGAATCCAGCGATTTCCAATGAAGCTTTGCAAGAAGCAAAAGCTAAGGCGGATGCCAATTCGATTCAAGTTTTTGCTAATAATCTAGGGCAGTTGTTACTAGCACCGCCTTTAGGAGAAAAACGAATTTTAGCCATTGATCCCGGTTTTAGATCGGGTTGTAAAATTGTTTGTTTGGATGAAAAAGGAGATTTGTTGTACAACGAAACCATTTATCCGCACGCGCCACAAAAAGAGGAAGCGATGGCGATGAAAAAAATTCGTTCGATGGTGAATTCTTATAAAATTGATGCTATTTCTATAGGAAACGGAACTGCTTCACGGGAAACCGAATTCTTCATAAAGAAAATTGCTTTCGATAAACCAGTACAAGTCTTCATAGTTTCCGAAGCTGGAGCCTCGGTATACTCAGCTTCTAAAATTGCAAGAGACGAGTTTCCTAATTATGATGTTACGGTTCGGGGTTCGGTTTCTATCGGGAGAAGATTGAGTGATCCATTGGCTGAATTGGTAAAAATTGACCCAAAAGCTATTGGCGTAGGTCAATACCAGCATGATGTGGACCAAAATAAACTAAAAGAAGAACTCGATAATACGGTAATTCGTTGCGTGAATTCAGTAGGTATAAACATCAATACGGCGAGCAAACATTTACTAAGTTATGTGAGTGGAATAGGAGAGAAGCTAGCCGAAAACATTGTGAACTATCGATCTGAAAATGGTCCTTTTGAAAACAGAAAACAACTGAAGAAAGTACCTCGATTGGGTGAAAAAGCATACCAACAAGGAGTCGCTTTTATCCGAATTTCGAATCCTAAAAATCCGTTGGATAATTCGGCTGTTCATCCAGAATCGTATGGAATTGTAGAGAAAATGGCCAAAGATTTAAAATTGACTGTGAATGATTTAATTGCCAATAAAGAAAAAACGGCCCTAATCAAACCAGAGAATTATATCACACCAGAGATAGGATTACTAGGATTGAAAGATATTATAAATGAGCTTGAAAAACCAGGATTAGACCCAAGAAAATCAGCTAAAGTATTTGAATTTGATCCCAATGTAAAAACGATAAAAGACGTTAAATCAGGAATGATAGTACCTGGAATTGTCAACAACATTACCAATTTTGGTTGTTTTGTAGATATTGGAGTCAAAGAAAGTGGTTTAGTTCATATCTCTCAGCTTAAAGCAGGCTTTGTAAGCGACGTAAATGAAGTAGTGAAGTTACACCAACATGTTCAGGTAAAAGTCACAGAAGTCGATGAGGATAGAAAACGCATTCAGTTGACGATGATCATTTAA
- a CDS encoding DUF1294 domain-containing protein, protein MTLLFYYFLIINGIAFVLTGYDKYLAKAQKRRIPEKTLLSFVAFGGTIGAGIAMLIFRHKTSKYSFLWKYFGILVLQIAIIYALFYTGLLGPKS, encoded by the coding sequence ATGACTCTTTTATTCTACTATTTTTTGATTATAAATGGTATTGCCTTTGTATTAACTGGTTATGATAAATATTTAGCAAAAGCACAAAAAAGAAGAATTCCAGAGAAAACTCTTTTAAGTTTTGTAGCCTTTGGAGGCACTATTGGAGCTGGAATTGCTATGTTGATTTTTAGACATAAAACGTCAAAATACTCGTTTTTATGGAAGTATTTTGGAATTCTAGTACTGCAAATTGCAATTATATATGCTTTATTCTATACTGGTTTACTAGGTCCTAAGAGTTGA
- a CDS encoding ATP-binding protein: protein MKSHLKRAIFDSFSKKVLPNKVLILLGARRVGKTELIKNYLENIPSPTYLQLNGEDINDANLLKERSVVNYKRLLANIDLLVIDEAQTIPEIGLILKLIVDSIEGIKIIATGSSIFDLNNTLGEPLVGRKNTLYLYPLAQLEFSIQENYKQTIEKLEERLLFGSYPELMQYPDWEEKKEYLFEIINSYLLKDILVFEGIKHADKIYNLLRLIAFQIGKEVSIQELANQLQLSKNTVVNYLDLLSKVFIIFKVEGFSRNLRKEIVKSSRWYFYDNGIRNGIINNFNRLESRTDVGDLWENYLAVERIKKQEYQKLNTKNYFWRTYDQQELDWLEEKGQSLAGFEFKWNENKKAKVPTAFAKAYPEANFEVINKSNYLDFIL from the coding sequence ATGAAAAGTCATTTAAAAAGAGCGATTTTTGATTCCTTTAGTAAAAAAGTACTACCTAATAAAGTATTGATTTTACTAGGTGCACGACGTGTTGGTAAAACAGAATTGATTAAAAATTATTTAGAAAATATTCCATCACCGACCTATTTACAATTAAATGGAGAGGATATTAATGACGCTAATTTACTCAAAGAGCGGTCGGTGGTTAATTACAAACGATTATTAGCTAATATAGATTTATTAGTTATTGATGAAGCCCAAACAATTCCTGAAATTGGTTTGATTTTAAAGTTGATTGTTGATAGTATTGAAGGTATTAAAATTATAGCTACAGGTTCTTCTATTTTCGATTTAAACAACACATTAGGCGAACCATTAGTAGGCCGTAAAAATACCTTATACCTTTATCCGCTGGCACAATTAGAGTTTTCAATACAAGAAAATTATAAGCAAACCATAGAAAAATTAGAAGAAAGACTGCTCTTTGGTAGTTATCCCGAGTTAATGCAATATCCTGATTGGGAAGAAAAAAAAGAGTATTTATTCGAAATAATTAATTCCTACTTACTTAAGGATATCCTTGTTTTTGAAGGGATAAAACATGCCGATAAAATATATAATTTACTGCGGTTGATTGCTTTCCAGATTGGCAAGGAAGTTTCAATACAAGAGTTAGCGAATCAATTGCAATTATCCAAAAATACGGTTGTTAATTATTTAGACTTATTGTCTAAGGTGTTTATCATTTTTAAAGTAGAAGGATTTAGTCGTAATCTTCGAAAAGAAATTGTAAAATCAAGTCGTTGGTATTTTTATGATAACGGTATCAGAAACGGAATTATAAATAATTTCAACCGATTAGAATCAAGAACAGATGTTGGTGATTTATGGGAAAACTATTTGGCTGTAGAGCGTATTAAGAAGCAAGAATATCAAAAATTGAACACTAAAAATTATTTTTGGCGCACCTATGACCAGCAAGAGTTAGACTGGTTAGAAGAAAAGGGACAATCATTGGCCGGCTTTGAATTTAAATGGAATGAGAACAAAAAAGCTAAAGTTCCTACGGCTTTCGCCAAAGCGTATCCAGAAGCTAATTTTGAGGTAATAAATAAGTCAAATTATTTAGATTTTATATTGTAA
- the rpiB gene encoding ribose 5-phosphate isomerase B, protein MKISIGNDHAGPDYKKAIVEMLITKGHEVTNYGTDSEDSVDYPDFGHPVATDVTEGKADFGIVICGSGNGIAMTVNKHPKVRAGLCWTKEIAYLTRLHNDANIVSIPARFTSIPQAVEIVETFLATEFEGGRHQNRVNKISC, encoded by the coding sequence ATGAAAATCTCAATAGGGAACGATCACGCTGGACCAGATTATAAAAAAGCCATTGTTGAAATGCTTATAACAAAGGGTCACGAAGTAACTAATTATGGAACAGATTCAGAAGATAGTGTAGATTATCCTGATTTTGGACATCCTGTAGCTACAGACGTTACTGAAGGAAAAGCAGATTTTGGGATCGTTATTTGCGGAAGCGGAAATGGAATTGCAATGACAGTAAATAAACATCCTAAAGTGAGAGCTGGTTTATGTTGGACTAAAGAGATTGCATATTTAACACGTTTACATAACGATGCTAATATTGTAAGTATTCCTGCTCGTTTTACCTCTATTCCGCAAGCAGTAGAAATTGTAGAAACTTTTCTAGCTACTGAATTCGAAGGAGGAAGACATCAAAATAGAGTGAATAAAATTTCTTGTTAA
- a CDS encoding DUF2007 domain-containing protein, with translation MEAFITIAVFDYIHEIEILKHRLDQEGLQYYFQNEIMSSFAPMYSTALGGIQLKIHPNDFSSVKTILQEMKYDNNLKIV, from the coding sequence ATGGAAGCATTTATCACTATCGCCGTTTTTGACTACATTCATGAAATTGAAATACTGAAACATCGATTGGATCAAGAAGGATTGCAATACTATTTTCAAAACGAAATTATGTCTTCTTTTGCACCAATGTACTCAACCGCTTTGGGAGGAATCCAACTTAAAATTCATCCTAACGATTTTTCAAGTGTCAAAACTATTCTTCAAGAAATGAAGTACGATAACAATTTAAAAATTGTCTAA
- the rnr gene encoding ribonuclease R — protein sequence MSKRLRKPVKKEKEFSEQIIKILSQSANKAFNYKQIGAKLELDDTQSRNQIIKDLKILASQNKIIESEPGKYLIKAASKEYYEGKIDMTGRKTAYFVCAELEEDVFIPTNNLNHALDKDIVKVYVYNRRKGKRPEGEVIEVIERNKTDFVGVIDIQKNFSFVSTANPKMYTDIFIPKDKIGEAEQGDVVLVHIEDWPSRADSPFGKVIKVLGKPGEHDTEIHAILAEYGLPSEFPIEVETYAQKIDTSITETEIANRRDMRDTLTFTIDPKDAKDFDDALSFKKLENGNYEIGIHIADVSYYLEEGTILDDEAYQRATSVYLVDRVVPMLPEVLSNFACSLRPQEEKYTFSAVFEISEKCEVINQWFGRTVIYSDQRFAYEEAQYIIETKDDTIPEEISITGSSYQVSPEIVAATLKLDELAKIFRRKRMQDGAISFDKVEVKFNLSEEGEPEGVYFKVSKDANHLIEEFMLLANKKVAEFIGKQKKTFIYRIHDEPNEDKLFAMQALISKFGYKIDFQQGSISQALNKLMEDVNGKKEQNLIDTLAIRSMSKAKYSTDNIGHYGLAFDYYSHFTSPIRRYPDVMVHRLLQFYLDGAKSADEELYETKCLHCSTMEGLATNAERDSIKYMQVKYMQDHQDQEFLGVISGVTEWGIYVEIIENKCEGMVRIRDIKDDYYTFDEKQYALVGATSNQLLQLGDEIFVKVKNADLVKKQLDFNFLRRIDEPVK from the coding sequence ATGAGTAAAAGATTAAGAAAGCCGGTAAAAAAAGAGAAAGAGTTCTCTGAACAAATTATAAAAATACTATCGCAAAGTGCTAATAAAGCATTCAATTATAAACAAATAGGAGCAAAGTTGGAACTTGATGATACACAAAGTAGAAATCAAATTATTAAAGATTTAAAGATTCTTGCTTCTCAAAACAAAATTATCGAGTCGGAACCTGGAAAATATTTAATTAAAGCCGCCAGTAAAGAATATTACGAAGGTAAAATAGACATGACGGGCCGTAAAACAGCTTATTTTGTCTGTGCTGAATTAGAGGAAGATGTATTTATTCCAACGAATAATTTAAATCATGCTTTAGATAAAGACATTGTCAAAGTATATGTTTATAACCGAAGAAAAGGGAAAAGACCTGAAGGTGAGGTTATTGAAGTTATCGAACGAAATAAAACTGATTTTGTTGGAGTGATTGACATCCAAAAGAATTTCTCTTTTGTTTCAACAGCCAACCCAAAAATGTATACCGATATTTTTATTCCAAAGGATAAAATAGGAGAAGCAGAGCAAGGAGATGTTGTTTTAGTTCATATCGAAGATTGGCCTTCCAGAGCCGATAGTCCTTTTGGAAAAGTAATAAAAGTACTAGGTAAACCTGGAGAGCACGATACGGAAATTCATGCTATTTTAGCCGAATATGGTTTACCATCAGAGTTTCCTATTGAAGTAGAAACGTATGCACAAAAAATTGATACTTCAATTACTGAAACTGAAATTGCTAATCGTCGTGATATGCGTGATACACTAACATTCACCATTGATCCAAAAGATGCAAAAGATTTTGATGATGCTTTATCATTTAAAAAATTAGAAAATGGAAATTACGAAATAGGAATTCATATTGCCGATGTTTCGTATTATCTAGAAGAAGGAACAATACTAGATGATGAAGCCTATCAACGTGCAACATCAGTCTATTTAGTAGATAGGGTAGTACCTATGTTACCTGAAGTATTGTCTAATTTTGCTTGTTCATTACGTCCACAAGAAGAAAAATATACTTTTTCAGCTGTTTTTGAAATTTCAGAAAAATGTGAGGTTATTAACCAATGGTTTGGTCGAACAGTAATCTATTCAGATCAACGATTTGCTTATGAAGAAGCGCAATACATCATCGAAACGAAAGACGATACCATTCCGGAAGAAATTTCGATTACAGGTAGTTCATATCAAGTTTCTCCTGAAATTGTCGCAGCAACGCTAAAATTAGATGAATTAGCTAAGATTTTTAGAAGAAAAAGAATGCAAGATGGCGCTATCTCATTTGATAAAGTGGAAGTAAAATTCAATTTAAGTGAAGAAGGCGAACCAGAAGGTGTTTATTTTAAAGTGTCTAAAGATGCCAATCATTTGATTGAAGAGTTTATGCTTTTAGCCAATAAAAAAGTAGCAGAATTTATTGGAAAACAAAAGAAAACATTCATTTATAGAATCCATGATGAGCCAAATGAAGATAAACTTTTTGCTATGCAAGCGCTTATTTCTAAGTTTGGTTATAAAATAGATTTTCAGCAAGGTTCTATTTCCCAAGCTTTAAACAAATTAATGGAAGATGTAAATGGTAAAAAAGAGCAAAATTTAATTGATACTTTGGCTATTCGTTCGATGAGTAAAGCCAAATATTCTACAGACAATATTGGTCACTACGGATTAGCATTCGATTATTATTCTCATTTTACTTCACCTATTCGTCGTTATCCTGACGTTATGGTACACCGTTTGCTACAGTTTTATTTAGATGGAGCTAAATCGGCCGATGAAGAATTGTATGAAACCAAGTGTTTGCATTGTTCTACTATGGAAGGTTTAGCAACTAATGCCGAAAGGGATTCTATCAAGTACATGCAGGTAAAATACATGCAAGATCATCAAGATCAAGAGTTTTTAGGTGTAATTTCAGGAGTGACTGAATGGGGAATTTATGTTGAAATTATAGAAAACAAATGTGAAGGAATGGTGCGTATTCGGGATATAAAAGACGATTATTACACCTTTGATGAAAAACAATATGCATTGGTTGGAGCAACTTCAAATCAATTATTACAATTAGGAGACGAAATCTTCGTTAAGGTTAAAAATGCCGATTTAGTTAAAAAACAATTGGATTTTAATTTTTTAAGAAGAATTGATGAACCTGTAAAATAA
- a CDS encoding head GIN domain-containing protein — translation MKKVLILTLALVVQTTFAQVTKNIGDFNTIKVFDKLNVKLISSSENKAIITGDREDEVEFVNNNGELKIRMPFPKLLSGNDISIKLYFKNIDGIAASEGSYVSSDGVFKETILDLNVREGAEINLQLDGTKKVNVKAVSGGIIELSGTAVNQDVVIMSGGVLKAKELETSQTSINVSAGGNAEINASVLVDAKVKAGGAIYVYGKPEQINKETLFGGKIIEKN, via the coding sequence ATGAAAAAAGTATTGATTTTAACTCTTGCATTAGTAGTTCAAACTACTTTTGCTCAAGTCACTAAGAACATTGGTGACTTTAATACTATTAAAGTTTTTGATAAACTGAATGTTAAATTAATTTCGTCCTCAGAAAATAAAGCAATTATTACTGGAGATAGGGAAGATGAAGTTGAGTTTGTAAATAATAATGGAGAACTTAAAATAAGAATGCCATTTCCTAAATTATTATCAGGAAATGATATTTCTATCAAATTGTATTTTAAAAACATTGATGGAATAGCAGCTAGTGAAGGTTCTTATGTTTCAAGTGATGGTGTTTTTAAAGAAACTATCTTAGATTTAAATGTTAGAGAAGGAGCAGAGATCAATTTACAATTAGATGGAACTAAAAAAGTAAATGTAAAAGCCGTTAGTGGTGGGATAATAGAATTATCCGGGACTGCTGTTAATCAAGATGTAGTAATTATGTCTGGAGGTGTTTTAAAAGCCAAAGAATTAGAGACATCACAAACCTCAATAAACGTTTCTGCAGGAGGAAATGCTGAAATTAATGCTAGTGTATTAGTGGATGCAAAAGTAAAGGCTGGTGGAGCTATTTATGTGTATGGAAAACCAGAACAGATAAATAAAGAAACCCTTTTTGGTGGAAAAATTATAGAAAAAAATTAA